The Primulina tabacum isolate GXHZ01 chromosome 10, ASM2559414v2, whole genome shotgun sequence region TGCTCAGCTGAATATAGAACATTACGGTGCACCCGACCCACCCGTTTACGACTTGTCGAAGATTTCTGGGGATATACCTCTCTTGCTGAGCTATGGAGGACGAGATGCGTTATCGGATGTTCAGGATGTGGAAGATTTGCTCGATGCTTTGAAATTGGACAAGTTGCTGCAGGTTCAATACGTCAAAAATTATGCTCATGTCGATTTTATATTGGGTGTTACGGCCaaagatttaatttttaatcgGGTCATGTCGTTTTTTAGAAATcaataatctattttttaaatatgatgTGTTGTTATCTGTATTTTACAATCGATACTTCATATAAAGTTCTTTTGTAATCGCTCGAACTCTATGTTTCATTCCAAATTCGAAAGATAAAAATTTTTTAAGATGTGAGAgactttttatgtcaaataaaCTATAAGTCATCGActgaaaatatataaaaaaaacgataaataattttaaatacgTTTGTCTGGCACAAGAGCACTAGAGTAGCCACATGGGAAAAAATAGTGAATTTTCGGTGCGTTATGGTATCGATACCGAAATTTTCGATACGATAACGATATGAAATTGGAAAATTTTCTGTATATATcgaaataaaaacaatatatttaaattaaaacatatataatatttgtaataaataaaaatgaagttgcaaatttaaaaaaatgcaatattttttacatataaAACGGTATATATCgattatatatcaaaatctcgGTATACCACAATATTTCGGTATAATCaatatgctaattatattttcCTCGTGGCTGTGAAATTCCCCAAAAGAAAACGATAAATTATAATAACCACATCTTACTATTTGATTAAAAATCTACACTCTATACTAActatttttcaattaatttggTGAAGCCTAAATAAAAAATACAGTTATATCCTCATATATATACGAtctttactatattataatcgATAAACATCTTAGAGAAACTATATTTGGTTATTTTAATAGATGTCCAAATTTATCTTTtaacaatttttcaaaatatttaataattatggagcaaaaaaataaattgatcaCTAAAAATATTCCCATATTCTCTTCTCATTATCTCACTATCCCAAGTcctaattacaaaaaaaaaatctttcaatattcattaaaaatataattaaattagttgtTTTAAAAggctaattaaataaaaaaatttgttttaattttttgatattttggtagatttttttttaatattattagttAATTAAAAAATCTTTATATCGGGTGTGCTTTTCCAATTTGACCTCACTGTGAGTGCGAACTCGAGCATTCTGAGTTGCGGAGGCAGCCAGCGGCAACGCGGGGCTACGGTGGTGAAAACTCATCCCATCTCAATTTAACTTTGTAAGATTGTTCTCAAATCTGGATCCAAGCTGTTTTAATCGTATAATTTCTGCTTCAGCTCCAAATCTGTTTCATTTCTGGATTTTTTATCTGTAGTTTCTGCACTAATTGTCGTGATGAAGGTAGCTGTTTCAATTCGAATGTAGACTATTTTTAGGTCGTAAGTATTCTTGGCTTCTGTAATTTTTGTATCGCTCTCTTTTCCTCATTTGATTCCTCGTTATTTTACGTGCAATTTACTCTGCTCCATAtttgggtttagggttttgtttATATgcgaattttaaaattaatcttGACAATTTCAATTACTCATAGAGATTTTTTGTATGTTTCTGGTGAAAAAATTCCATAATAGTAGGCGATTGAGCTTCAGCTTGATCATGTCCTGCAAGTTTATCCTTTCATTTATCACCCATAATGTTTTCATATGGATGAAGTTggtttctttttctttctttttttctctTAAATCTTTAGTTTTAAACTTCTGGTGATGTCAGTTAAAAGAAGTGGTTTCCTTGGTTTGATTTTTTAGATACAGCCAGCTATGTCAGCAAATAGCGGTAACCCTCCAAAGACTGTTGGAGCTTCACCTCCCTTTATGAATTCATTTCCGGTGAATCCATCTGGTCAGCAGCAAGTAGGTCCAGGCTTTCCGGGTCAGTTTCAGCTGTCCCAGCTTTCTGCAACTCAGATCCAAGCCATTGCTCAGGCTCAGTCGAAGGCTCAGGCTCAAGCAGCTCACGCGCAATTCCAAGCCCAGTTGCAAGCTGCTCAGGGCCTTGCATTTAACCAGGCTCATGCTGGAGGGGTTTCAAACATGGGCTCACCATCGCCTTCTATTTCCGGAGCTGGAAGTGCTGGTGCCAAATGGTTTTCCCAAAAACCACCCGTGCGGCCAACCTTCTCCCCCCCTACTTACTCGGCCTCTCCAATGAGGCCAATGGATGTTGCAGCCGCTGCTCGCAAGAAAAAGCAGAAGCTCCCTGAGAAACAGTTACAAGAAAGAGTTGCGGCCATTTTACCTGAGTCGGCTCTTTACACGCAACTCTTGGAGTTTGAGTCTCGTGTGGATGCTGCTTTGACAAGGAAGAAAATTGATATCCAAGAGGCTCTTAAGACCCCTCCCTGCATTCAGAAAATGCTCCGTATTTATGTATTTAACACTTATGCCAATCAGATTCGTACGATTCCTAAGAAGCCAAATGCGGAGCCACCTACGTGGACCCTTAAAATAGTAGGGAGGATTGTGGAGGAGGGAATGGATCCCGAACAAGCTGCCCTCATGCAACCAAGCCCTTTGAATCCAAAGTTCTCTTCATTTTTTAAAAGAGTTACTATTACATTAGACCAGAAACTATATCCTGACAATCATTTAATCATATGGGACAGTGCCAGATCACCTGCTCCTCACGAAGGCTTCGAGGTCAAAAGGAAAGGGGACCAAGAATTTACTGTGAGCATACGGCTAGAGATAAATTACGTGCCTGAGAAGTATAAGCTAGCACCAGCACTTGTTGATGTCTTAGGTATTGAGGTTGATACCCGTGCAAGAATAATGGCTGCTATCTGGCACTATGTTAAGGCTAGAAAATTGCAGTGCCCAGGTGACCCATCTTCTTTCAATTGTGATCCGCCCCTTCAGAAAGTATTTGGCGAAACCAGGGTCAAGTTCACTACAGTTGCGCAAAGAATCACTCAGCACCTTTTTCCTCCACAGCCCATACACTTAGAGCACAGGATAAAACTGTCAGGAAATACTCCTGTTGGGACTGCATGTTACGATGTGCTAGTTGATGTACCCTTCCCAATTCAGAGAGAATTGCATGCTTTATTAGCCAATACCGAAAAAACGAAAGAGATTGATGCCTGTGATGAAGCAATCTGTGCTGCTATAAGAAAGATCCATGAGCACCGGCGAAGACGAGCATTTTTTCTTGGATTTAGCCAGTCTCCAATTGAGTTTATTAATACACTTATTGATTCTCAAAACAGGGATCTTAAGCTTGTTATTGGTGAAGCAAGCCGCAATGCAGAAAAAGAGCGTGGATCAGATTTCTACAGCCAACCTTGGTATGTGAATATTATATTTGTGTTCTTGTTTACTGCTGTAAGCCTATAATTCATTGCTTTGTGTTTCTTGCATCTGACAAATGACCTAAGAAACTTGTGTAGTTTCCACTGCTGTGACTATTTGTAAGCATGTATCTACCTGAATAACTATTCATTACAAAAGACAATATGATCTCTTTATCATTTTCGAGGCCAAAGTATTCATTTATACTTGTAATTTATGAGATTGGATGAGAAATGTAATCTTTTGCAACTTTGACAGGGTTGAAGATGCTGTTATTCGGTACTTGAACCGAAAGCCACCAGCAGACATCCCTGCAAACACTTGAACTGGGATGAATTAATTCCAAGGATGGCTAGAAACTAGTGTGCATCTGGTAGCTAATTGGCTTGTCAGGTCTTATTACGAGTGATCTTTTGACGAAAAGGCTCTGTGGACTAGAAAGTTACTTGCATCTATAGTGAAGTACTTGTAATCCACTGTAGTTTTAATGCTGCTGAAAACATGACATGGGTGGTGTAGACATAATCTGGAATGAGATACATACACTCGAGATTAGTTTTACAAATGCCGATGCCTTGACCTCGAGCTGTTATCTTCTGAGATGTATGGATGAGTTTGCCCTTGAGAATACGGCATACATGTTACTGTTTTTCGttgttaaatatatatttaggtTCGACATTGCATGAACGATGGGTGTTAATGTTATGCTGTGTGTAGTTGATTGGCGTGCTTTGTACTGTGTTGTGTTGTTTTACACTGATGGCCTAATGCTTTGCTTAACAAATTATTAGACAAAAAAAA contains the following coding sequences:
- the LOC142505168 gene encoding SWI/SNF complex component SNF12 homolog isoform X1, which codes for MDEIQPAMSANSGNPPKTVGASPPFMNSFPVNPSGQQQVGPGFPGQFQLSQLSATQIQAIAQAQSKAQAQAAHAQFQAQLQAAQGLAFNQAHAGGVSNMGSPSPSISGAGSAGAKWFSQKPPVRPTFSPPTYSASPMRPMDVAAAARKKKQKLPEKQLQERVAAILPESALYTQLLEFESRVDAALTRKKIDIQEALKTPPCIQKMLRIYVFNTYANQIRTIPKKPNAEPPTWTLKIVGRIVEEGMDPEQAALMQPSPLNPKFSSFFKRVTITLDQKLYPDNHLIIWDSARSPAPHEGFEVKRKGDQEFTVSIRLEINYVPEKYKLAPALVDVLGIEVDTRARIMAAIWHYVKARKLQCPGDPSSFNCDPPLQKVFGETRVKFTTVAQRITQHLFPPQPIHLEHRIKLSGNTPVGTACYDVLVDVPFPIQRELHALLANTEKTKEIDACDEAICAAIRKIHEHRRRRAFFLGFSQSPIEFINTLIDSQNRDLKLVIGEASRNAEKERGSDFYSQPWVEDAVIRYLNRKPPADIPANT
- the LOC142505168 gene encoding SWI/SNF complex component SNF12 homolog isoform X2, with the translated sequence MSANSGNPPKTVGASPPFMNSFPVNPSGQQQVGPGFPGQFQLSQLSATQIQAIAQAQSKAQAQAAHAQFQAQLQAAQGLAFNQAHAGGVSNMGSPSPSISGAGSAGAKWFSQKPPVRPTFSPPTYSASPMRPMDVAAAARKKKQKLPEKQLQERVAAILPESALYTQLLEFESRVDAALTRKKIDIQEALKTPPCIQKMLRIYVFNTYANQIRTIPKKPNAEPPTWTLKIVGRIVEEGMDPEQAALMQPSPLNPKFSSFFKRVTITLDQKLYPDNHLIIWDSARSPAPHEGFEVKRKGDQEFTVSIRLEINYVPEKYKLAPALVDVLGIEVDTRARIMAAIWHYVKARKLQCPGDPSSFNCDPPLQKVFGETRVKFTTVAQRITQHLFPPQPIHLEHRIKLSGNTPVGTACYDVLVDVPFPIQRELHALLANTEKTKEIDACDEAICAAIRKIHEHRRRRAFFLGFSQSPIEFINTLIDSQNRDLKLVIGEASRNAEKERGSDFYSQPWVEDAVIRYLNRKPPADIPANT